GTTGCCCTGGTGTTCCTGTGGCTCAAGTTCATCAAACCCAACTGGAAAGACCGCACCACCTCCGGCATGGCCATGGAAGCGCTCACCGGCCAGGTGGGTTCTGTCATCGACTCCAATATTGGCAAGCCCCGCGGGCGGCTGCGCTTTCCCGCCCCGATTCTCGGCGAAGACGAGTGGCAGTTCATGAGCAACAGCGAAATTGCCATTGGCGAGCGCGTCAAGGTCATCAATATTTCAGGCAACACGCTGGTGGTCAGCCCAAGCTGACCAGCACAACAACAAAAAACGATCCAATTCCGACATTAACAAGGGGAAAGCATGGAAGGATTATCCGTAGTACTGGCACTGGTGGTGCTGGTTGTCATCACCATTGGCATGGGTGTGCGTATCGTACCGCAGGGCTCCAAACACATTGTGCAGCGACTGGGTAAATACCACGGCACGCTGAACCCAGGCATGAATGTAATTATTCCCTACGTGGACCAGGTGCCCTACAAGGTAACCACCAAGGATATCGTGCTCGATATCCCGTCGCAGGAAGTAATCACCCAGGACAATGCCACCATCATTGCCAACGCGGTGGCCTACATCAATATCGTATCGCCGGAGAAAGCGGTGTACGGGGTGGAAGACTACGAAATTGCCATCCAGAACCTAGTGCAGACCGCGCTGCGTTCCATCGTGGGTGAAATGTCCCTGGACGCCGCGCTGTCCTCCCGCGACCTGATCAAGGCGAAGCTGAAAGAAGCGATTTCCGACGATATCGCCGACTGGGGCATCAACCTGAAAACCGTTGAGATCCAGGACATCAATCCGTCGGTCACCATGCAGAAGGCGATGGAAGAACAGGCCGCCGCAGAACGCCAGCGCCGCGCCACCGTAACCCGCGCCGAAGGTGAAAAGCAGGCTGCCATTCTGGAAGCCGACGGCCGACTGGAAGCCTCCAAGCGCGATGCCAAGGCCCAGGTAGTACTGGCAGACGCCAGCCGTGAAGCCATCGAACGAGTGACCCACGCGATTGGCGATAAAGAAATGCCGGTGATGTACCTGCTGGGTGAGCGTTACATCCACGCCCTGGAAGAGCTCTCGACCTCGGCCAACGCCAAGAATGTCATCTTCCCGGCGGATCTGCCCAATGCAGTGAAGGGATTGCTGAGCCGCTGATCAGCCGCTCTAGCATTGGCCGCGCTACCGGTTACAGGTAGCGCTGCCAGAACTCTGCCTTGCCGTATTCCTCATCTAGCGCGTAGGGCTTGAAGCCGCACTTGCGATAAGCGGCCCGCGCAGGGTGATTCTTCTCCAGCACTTCCAGTGTGATTTTGCAGCAACCGCGTGCCCGCGCCACTTCCGCCACCTGTTCCATCATCCTGGTACACACCCCCAGCCCACGGGCCGCTTCGGTCACCACCACATCGTGAATATTCACCAGTGGCTTGCACACGAATGTGGAGAAGCCCATAAAGCAGTTCGACAGGCCGACCGCCTCATCCCCGCGGTAAGCCAGCACCGAGAAAGCGCCGGGAAATGCGACCAGACGAGTCAGTAATTCACGGTGGCAGACCTCGGACAGGGGCTCACCGCCACCATAGGGGTCGCGCGCATAGTGATCCATCAACGCCAGCAGATCCTTACCGTGTTTCTCATCCCGGTAATCCGCGATCACCACATCCAACTCGGTTGCCAACGGCGCCACCTGAGAAGTATCCACCCTGCTTTCTCCCTCTATTTTCGCTTTTGTGTTCGGTTCTATCTTTCGTACGCATTTTCTACGGAATAGATTTCCTGGCCACTCAGGTATCCGGTTGCGCGCCTTTTTGCCCGCCTTTCTGCGTGCCTTTGCGCGATGCTTCTGCCTTGGCGGTCAATTCGCTCTGGATGATAAAGAAGCGACGGTAGTTGCGTACCCGGGCACGTTGCGCCAGCAGCCAGCGCACTTTCTTGCGCCGACGCGCCACCGTCGCATTGTGCCGGTTGAAGCGGCGCGCGCGGCGAATTGTCGAATTTCTGAGCCCCATAAGGCTAACCCCTGTATGGTCCGTGTGTGGTCCCGCATATGATGAAAGTACCCGGGTGAACTGTGCCAAAAACACGCCGCCGCAGAGTATCAGAACACCCGGCAGAATGCAGTTCGGCCGCCGCCCAGACACCGGCGCACGCAGCCTCACATTGGCGCGCTCCGGTAAAAGCGCTATCCTGCCCGGTTCGTGCATACCGCCGGAAGAATTGCCTTGTCAAAGCTGAACGACCTGATCGAAAAAAACCGCGCCTGGTCGGAATCCACCCGACGGGAGAAGCCGGACTTTTTCCTCAAGCTCTCTGAACAGCAGCTTCCCAATTATTTGTGGATTGGTTGTGCGGATAGCCGGGTACCGGCCAACCAGATTGTGGACCTGCTGCCCGGCGAGCTGTTTGTGCACCGGAATGTGGCCAATGTCGTTGTACCTTCCGATCTCAACTGTCTATCTGTCGTCCAATACGCAGTGGAAGTACTCAAGGTGAAACACATTATGGTGGTTGGCCACTATGGCTGCGGCGGAGTAAAGGCCGCACTGGAG
This Microbulbifer sp. Q7 DNA region includes the following protein-coding sequences:
- a CDS encoding NfeD family protein — protein: MLEWLNAHIAYWHWLVLGLLLVTAEIFVSGFILFWFGLAALFMGVLLLAVGMPITAQLLLWAGMSVALVFLWLKFIKPNWKDRTTSGMAMEALTGQVGSVIDSNIGKPRGRLRFPAPILGEDEWQFMSNSEIAIGERVKVINISGNTLVVSPS
- a CDS encoding SPFH domain-containing protein → MEGLSVVLALVVLVVITIGMGVRIVPQGSKHIVQRLGKYHGTLNPGMNVIIPYVDQVPYKVTTKDIVLDIPSQEVITQDNATIIANAVAYINIVSPEKAVYGVEDYEIAIQNLVQTALRSIVGEMSLDAALSSRDLIKAKLKEAISDDIADWGINLKTVEIQDINPSVTMQKAMEEQAAAERQRRATVTRAEGEKQAAILEADGRLEASKRDAKAQVVLADASREAIERVTHAIGDKEMPVMYLLGERYIHALEELSTSANAKNVIFPADLPNAVKGLLSR
- a CDS encoding N-acetyltransferase; the protein is MDTSQVAPLATELDVVIADYRDEKHGKDLLALMDHYARDPYGGGEPLSEVCHRELLTRLVAFPGAFSVLAYRGDEAVGLSNCFMGFSTFVCKPLVNIHDVVVTEAARGLGVCTRMMEQVAEVARARGCCKITLEVLEKNHPARAAYRKCGFKPYALDEEYGKAEFWQRYL
- the can gene encoding carbonate dehydratase produces the protein MSKLNDLIEKNRAWSESTRREKPDFFLKLSEQQLPNYLWIGCADSRVPANQIVDLLPGELFVHRNVANVVVPSDLNCLSVVQYAVEVLKVKHIMVVGHYGCGGVKAALENQRLGLIESWLRHIKDVRDKHHTLIELFREEDRVDLLCELNVLEQVIHVCQTTPVRDAWESGQELSVHGWVYGLSNGLIKDLQVTVDDTTQISEAYHRALTTIAQRNKG